From Alphaproteobacteria bacterium, the proteins below share one genomic window:
- a CDS encoding acyltransferase, translated as MTSPTDRRADLDWLRVSAFALLILYHSGMAWSGWSWHVTDQQSADWLRWAMRFTNRWRMPLIFLVSGAAVMLALGRRAGGEFVLDRLRRLALPLAFGMLVIVPPQVYAERLHRGQFAGSYLDWLPHAFDGGAYPAGNISWHHLWFVAYVLILTLVLLPLLLWLRGARIEAAYRVVARRHLYWLAILPLVAAHLFLAPISRNPGGVVGDWFGLCYYGTLLLYGALLYRRGELLDAVMRARWVALAIGVAAFALLDHLFFTGVRASIATDERPLYALLSGVNTTAWLLAIVGFARRHLTRRPAFLAYATEAVYPFYILHQTITVIAVYWLVRTGLPVGTKFALAALVTFAGSWLLYEFVVRRVGMLRPLFGLKVARHRPLAQTVAHR; from the coding sequence ATGACCTCCCCGACCGACCGCCGCGCCGACCTCGACTGGCTGCGCGTGAGCGCCTTCGCGCTCTTGATCCTCTACCACTCCGGCATGGCCTGGTCGGGCTGGAGCTGGCACGTCACCGACCAGCAGAGCGCCGACTGGCTGCGCTGGGCGATGCGCTTCACCAACCGCTGGCGCATGCCGCTGATCTTCCTGGTCTCGGGCGCCGCGGTGATGCTGGCGCTGGGCCGCCGCGCCGGCGGCGAGTTCGTGCTCGACCGGCTGCGGCGCCTGGCCCTGCCGCTGGCCTTCGGCATGCTGGTGATCGTGCCGCCCCAGGTCTACGCCGAGCGGCTGCATCGCGGGCAGTTCGCCGGCTCCTATCTCGACTGGCTGCCGCATGCCTTCGACGGCGGCGCCTATCCCGCCGGCAACATCTCCTGGCACCACCTCTGGTTCGTCGCCTACGTGCTGATCCTGACGCTGGTGCTGCTGCCCTTACTGCTGTGGCTGCGCGGCGCACGGATCGAGGCGGCGTATCGCGTCGTGGCGCGCCGGCACCTGTACTGGCTGGCGATCCTGCCGCTGGTCGCCGCGCATCTGTTCCTGGCGCCGATATCCCGCAATCCCGGCGGCGTGGTCGGTGACTGGTTCGGCCTCTGCTACTACGGCACGCTGCTGCTCTACGGCGCGCTGCTGTACCGCCGCGGCGAGCTGCTCGACGCCGTGATGCGCGCGCGCTGGGTCGCGTTGGCGATCGGCGTCGCAGCCTTCGCGCTGCTCGATCATCTGTTCTTCACCGGTGTGCGCGCGAGCATCGCGACCGACGAGCGGCCGCTCTATGCCCTGCTCTCGGGCGTCAACACCACGGCCTGGCTATTGGCGATCGTCGGCTTCGCGCGGCGTCACCTGACGCGGCGCCCGGCCTTCCTCGCCTATGCCACCGAGGCGGTCTACCCGTTCTACATCCTGCACCAGACGATCACGGTGATCGCCGTCTACTGGCTGGTGCGCACCGGCTTGCCGGTGGGCACGAAGTTCGCGCTCGCCGCCCTCGTCACCTTCGCCGGCTCCTGGCTGCTCTACGAGTTCGTCGTGCGGCGCGTCGGCATGCTGCGGCCGCTGTTCGGCCTGAAGGTTGCGCGCCACCGGCCGCTTGCGCAGACTGTCGCCCATCGATGA
- a CDS encoding dienelactone hydrolase family protein has protein sequence MAMIEFARPDGSKAGGWLAMAGQGRPGVVVIQEWWGLNDQIKGVADRFAREGYNALAPDLYKGRVTQKPDEANHLMTGLDFPGATHQDIAGAVNHLRGVSGKVAVMGYCMGGALTVASAVHVPNLSAAVCFYGIPPAEFADPKNIKIPFQAHFANNDDWCTPAAADALEKAMQAAGQKPQIHRYDANHGFCNERSEQNYHVASANTAWERMMAFLGKM, from the coding sequence ATGGCGATGATCGAGTTCGCGCGGCCGGACGGCAGCAAGGCGGGCGGCTGGCTGGCGATGGCCGGGCAGGGCAGGCCGGGCGTGGTGGTGATCCAGGAATGGTGGGGGCTCAACGACCAGATCAAGGGCGTCGCCGACCGCTTCGCGCGCGAGGGCTACAACGCGCTGGCGCCCGACCTCTACAAGGGCCGCGTGACGCAGAAGCCGGACGAGGCCAACCACCTGATGACCGGCCTCGACTTCCCCGGCGCCACGCACCAGGACATCGCCGGCGCGGTCAACCACCTGCGTGGTGTGTCCGGCAAGGTCGCGGTGATGGGCTACTGCATGGGCGGCGCGCTCACCGTGGCTTCCGCGGTGCACGTGCCCAACCTCTCAGCCGCGGTGTGCTTCTACGGCATCCCGCCGGCGGAGTTCGCCGATCCGAAGAACATCAAGATTCCGTTCCAGGCCCACTTCGCCAACAACGACGACTGGTGCACGCCGGCGGCCGCCGACGCGCTGGAGAAGGCGATGCAGGCGGCAGGGCAGAAGCCGCAGATCCACCGCTACGACGCCAACCACGGCTTCTGCAACGAACGCAGCGAGCAGAACTACCACGTCGCCTCCGCCAACACGGCGTGGGAGCGCATGATGGCGTTCCTCGGGAAGATGTAG
- a CDS encoding galactose oxidase: MSRRTVLAGVAAAGMGATAAHAQHAQHGPLYERLNQPGRVGEPEIARTQRVFDSPAPKADKQGSWMARAPLPLPRSEMAWATALNGRMHLVGGYGEQKVDRPYHHVYDPTDDKWREASPLPLGANHVGVATLGNRLYAMGGFLGQNHTPHDQCFVYPGEGIGWMPIARLPRACGAMACIGFEGRIHCIGGAVGNSFQDRRSVDWHLVYDPAANAWSEAAKLPTARDHTGIVAVGDRIHVIGGRVDSFHTNSNLHHTWESKENRWRFRNPLPTARSGHGSVVVRGQIFCMGGEGTSKVFAQNEAYDVANDKWWSYAPMMTPRHGLGAVSIGDTIYVAGGGPIVGGAVQSAVHEAFTLE; the protein is encoded by the coding sequence ATGTCACGGCGGACCGTGCTGGCCGGCGTCGCGGCGGCAGGCATGGGCGCCACCGCGGCGCACGCGCAGCACGCGCAGCACGGGCCGTTGTACGAGCGGCTCAACCAGCCCGGCCGTGTCGGCGAACCGGAGATCGCCCGCACGCAGCGCGTCTTCGACAGCCCGGCGCCGAAGGCGGACAAGCAGGGCAGTTGGATGGCGCGCGCGCCGCTGCCGCTGCCGCGCAGCGAGATGGCCTGGGCCACGGCGCTCAATGGCCGGATGCATCTGGTCGGCGGCTACGGCGAGCAGAAGGTCGACCGGCCCTATCACCACGTCTACGACCCCACGGACGACAAGTGGCGCGAAGCCTCGCCGCTGCCGCTGGGCGCCAACCATGTCGGCGTCGCCACGCTCGGCAACCGGCTCTACGCCATGGGCGGCTTCCTCGGCCAGAACCACACGCCGCACGACCAGTGCTTCGTCTATCCCGGCGAGGGCATCGGCTGGATGCCGATCGCCAGGCTGCCGCGCGCCTGCGGGGCGATGGCGTGCATCGGCTTCGAGGGCAGGATCCATTGCATCGGCGGCGCCGTCGGCAATTCCTTCCAGGACCGCCGCTCGGTCGACTGGCACCTGGTCTACGACCCCGCCGCCAACGCCTGGAGCGAGGCCGCGAAGCTGCCGACGGCGCGCGACCACACCGGCATCGTCGCCGTCGGCGATCGCATCCACGTCATCGGCGGGCGCGTCGATTCCTTCCACACCAACTCCAACCTGCACCACACCTGGGAGTCGAAGGAGAACCGCTGGCGCTTCCGCAACCCGCTGCCCACCGCGCGCTCGGGCCACGGCTCGGTGGTGGTGCGCGGCCAGATCTTCTGCATGGGCGGCGAAGGCACCAGCAAGGTCTTCGCCCAGAACGAGGCCTACGACGTCGCCAACGACAAGTGGTGGTCCTACGCGCCGATGATGACGCCGCGCCACGGCCTGGGCGCGGTGTCGATCGGCGACACGATCTACGTCGCCGGCGGCGGCCCGATCGTCGGCGGCGCCGTGCAGAGCGCCGTGCACGAGGCGTTCACGCTGGAGTAG
- a CDS encoding carboxymuconolactone decarboxylase family protein, producing the protein MAQPRPKSARERLGAFSPKLIDLTEGVLFGDVWERPGLSKRDRSLITVATLVALNRTEQLRGHLIRAVDNGVKKDEIVELITHLAFYSGWPTAMSAATLAQDVLAEA; encoded by the coding sequence ATGGCTCAGCCCCGTCCCAAGAGCGCGCGCGAGCGGCTGGGTGCGTTCTCGCCCAAGCTGATCGACCTCACCGAAGGGGTGCTGTTCGGCGACGTCTGGGAACGCCCCGGCCTCAGCAAGCGCGACCGCAGCCTGATCACGGTGGCGACGCTGGTGGCGCTGAACCGCACCGAGCAGCTGCGCGGTCACCTGATCCGCGCCGTCGACAACGGCGTGAAGAAGGACGAGATCGTCGAGCTGATCACCCATCTGGCGTTCTACTCTGGCTGGCCCACCGCGATGTCGGCGGCGACCCTGGCGCAGGACGTGCTGGCGGAGGCCTGA
- a CDS encoding DUF4189 domain-containing protein: MRHGTLLAAIAFAALLDPAMARADGALAVGLPANVERDGVAFGWAVRLPRADAERVALEQCRSAPGTPDGARSLCRVFESFSEACVAIALDPEDGTPGFGWAVAPTKSGAEAQALGDCQRSAGAARQAFCAISVSDCDVGR; the protein is encoded by the coding sequence ATGCGGCACGGCACGCTGCTCGCGGCGATCGCGTTCGCCGCCCTGCTCGATCCGGCGATGGCTCGCGCCGACGGCGCGCTGGCTGTCGGATTGCCGGCCAACGTGGAGCGCGACGGCGTCGCCTTCGGCTGGGCGGTGCGCCTGCCGCGCGCCGACGCCGAGCGCGTGGCGCTCGAGCAATGCCGCTCGGCGCCGGGCACGCCCGACGGCGCGCGCTCGCTCTGCCGCGTCTTCGAATCGTTCAGCGAGGCCTGTGTCGCCATCGCGCTCGATCCCGAGGACGGCACGCCGGGCTTCGGCTGGGCGGTCGCGCCGACCAAGTCGGGCGCGGAGGCACAGGCGCTGGGCGACTGCCAGCGCTCGGCGGGCGCGGCGCGCCAGGCGTTCTGCGCGATCTCGGTCAGCGACTGCGACGTCGGGCGTTAG